Proteins from one Mugil cephalus isolate CIBA_MC_2020 chromosome 15, CIBA_Mcephalus_1.1, whole genome shotgun sequence genomic window:
- the LOC125020702 gene encoding multidrug and toxin extrusion protein 1-like, which translates to MEDLAANNTCRGVNGQSKADESPSPAALSVDSCCGSCLRSMKLWVPTEYRNESARFLKLAGPVFISQLMSFLIGFVSMVFCGHLGKTELAGVALAIAVINVTGISIGCGLASACDTLISQTYGSGNLKRVGVILQRGVFILLLACFPCWAILINTQPILLAVRQSKEVSRLSQLYVKIFMPALPAAFMYQLQGRYLQNQGIMWPQVISGAMGNVLNAVINYVFLSVLDLGVAGSAAANAISQYSLAVFLFVYICFRGLHKATWDGWSRDCLQEWGPFLRLAIPSMLMHCLEWWLYEIAGFLAGIISETELGAQSIVYELAAIAYMFPMGFSVAASVRVGNALGAGNTEQAKLSTKVSIIWASIVSCFIGASLGVAKDVIGYIFTTEKDIIQRVADIMKMYSFIHVAEAFAGVTGGIVRGAGKQMTGAVCNLVGYYFIGFPIGVSLMFPVEMGIVGLWLGFLICVLLQSTFFIVFLCKLNWKKATEEALVRAGVHITESQNKALDSGEKQVHAKTIQSGAGEAKLEALDSDRPTSGDGVLSVRQLLVRRGLALLLMFVVLAAGVFVSELLVRLLELE; encoded by the exons ATGGAGGATTTAGCAGCAAACAACACATGTAGGGGAGTAAATGGACAGTCCAAAGCAGACGAATCaccttctcctgctgctctaaGTGTTGATTCATGCTGCGGATCCTGCCTGAGAAGCATGAAGCTCTGGGTACCTACGGAATACAGGAATGAGAGCGCTCGCTTTTTAAAACTTGCGGGACCCGTG ttcatttcacagTTGATGAGCTTCCTGATCGGCTTCGTCAGCATGGTGTTCTGCGGTCACCTGGGGAAAACGGAGCTGGCAGGGGTGGCATTAGCAATAGCA GTAATAAATGTCACAGGTATTTCCATTGGCTGCGGTTTGGCATCAGCATGCGATACCCTCATATCTCAG ACTTATGGGAGCGGTAACCTAAAGCGCGTCGGAGTGATACTGCAAAGAGGAGTTTTCATATTGCTCTTAGCCTGTTTCCCCTGCTGGGCCATCCTTATTAACACTCAACCCATTTTGTTGGCTGTCAGGCAAAGCAAGGAAGTCTCCAG ACTCTCCCAGCTGTATGTGAAGATCTTTATGCCAGCTCTGCCC GCCGCCTTCATGTACCAGCTGCAGGGGAGGTATCTTCAGAATCAG GGCATCATGTGGCCCCAGGTGATATCCGGAGCCATGGGGAACGTTTTGAATGCAGTCATCAATTACGTCTTTCTCAGCGTTCTGGATCTGGGGGTCGC TGGGTCCGCAGCTGCCAATGCCATCTCACAGTATTCCTTGGCTGTGTTCTTGTTTGTGTATATCTGCTTCAGGGGTTTGCACAAAGCTACATGGGACG GCTGGTCAAGAGACTGTCTGCAGGAATGGGGTCCCTTCCTCCGGCTGGCCATCCCGAGCATGCTGATGCATTGCCTGGAGTGGTGGCTGTATGAGATCGCAGGGTTCCTGGCAGGGATCATCAGCGAGACTGAGTTGGGCGCTCAGTCCATAGTTTATGAGCTGGCTGCTATCGCTTACATG TTTCCTATGGGTTTCTCTGTCGCTGCCAGCGTTCGGGTTGGAAATGCTCTCGGTGCTGGGAACACAGAACAAGCCAAGCTGTCCACCAAGGTCTCCATCATCTGGGCAT CCATTGTCTCCTGTTTCATTGGGGCCTCTCTCGGTGTGGCCAAGGATGTGATTGGTTACATTTTCACCACAGAGAA AGACATCATACAGAGGGTGGCGGATATCATGAAGATGTACAGCTTCATCCACGTTGCCGAGGCCTTTGCG GGGGTGACGGGAGGAATTGTGAGGGGGGCAGGAAAGCAGATGACTGGCGCCGTGTGCAACTTGGTGGGTTACTACTTCATCGGGTTCCCCATCGGAGTTTCATTGATGTTCCCTGTGGAAATGGGCATCGTAG GACTCTGGTTAGGGTtcttaatttgtgttttgttacagTCCACatttttcatagtttttctGTGTAAACTGAACTGGAAGAAAGCCACAGAGGAG GCACTGGTGAGAGCAGGAGTCCACATCACAGAGAGTCAAAATAAAG CTCTGGACTCTGGCGAGAAACAGGTCCACGCAAAAACCATTCAATCCGGCGCAGGAGAGGCGAAGCTGGAGGCGCTCGATTCAGACCGGCCGACCTCCGGTGACGGGGTCCTGTCGGTGAGGCAGCTGTTGGTACGACGGGGCCTCGCTCTGCTGCTCATGTTCGTCGTCCTTGCCGCCGGAGTCTTCGTCAGCGAGCTGCTCGTCAGGCTCCTCGAACTGGAGTGA